From one Nitrospira sp. MA-1 genomic stretch:
- a CDS encoding histidine kinase N-terminal 7TM domain-containing protein, translating to MEFFAISGLLNGLAASGLASFVYFRAPYDPRHWTFGLFGIATALWSFGYFAWQVSDSEFYALLNLRILMAGAIFIPITFLHHVLYLLGKEIAFSGTIKWNYLLGGVFLLTDFTPFFIEGVRQISVFPFWGVPGLIFHFCLIWWVGLVIFAHFLLTQAYVREKGLRRRQFLYLLIGSGIGYIGGATNYPLWYGIEILPYGTIGFAVYISIVAYTLLRFHWLEFSVYVEKGLSYFAILLFVSQPVYPMLLLAQKSLLGAINVRFSVVQLVLHLMTVVGVYQMKVGTKGAVARTILKGRELRTQALSRFSSKVANIQNIDDLGQAILETVGRSAGASKAALFVLQVEENRYRAVSSFGFSHDHPVIQNGWAISDNLPQLLLFTQSRVSIKELKGIDSNEGEMRIAQILEQAGLEVFYPIFGNNQLLGVLALGPTSSEAIRMMGGKTFWNMIIQESALALENAILREEIHRSQNLLCQVDRLRSLEAMANGLTQELHNPLVSIKAFVQVAELRRHDGEFMDRLHRIVGEDLAKIDALTKEIREYVKPLSGSLNAKTHVHDIIDSCLMFVASNPSYQKTMIEKIFSSDVPMVSIDRQGLMQAIFNGLLFLLKDPSKLSGTLRIETEADRFVRGQNWLQVSVWWKAEKAVMDSELVSIEEWGFDDSFIDEPDPSATQGLILAHQIIQRHSGRFQVWTNKRGILGFQIQLPLSLPSNNVYPLTSLRNPAIPLKPVKVSPESGPLFS from the coding sequence GTGGAATTTTTTGCCATCAGCGGATTGTTAAATGGATTAGCCGCTAGCGGGTTGGCATCCTTTGTCTACTTTCGCGCTCCCTATGATCCCAGGCATTGGACCTTTGGGTTGTTTGGAATCGCCACTGCCTTATGGAGTTTTGGGTATTTTGCTTGGCAAGTATCAGATTCAGAGTTTTATGCGCTTCTCAATCTCCGCATTTTAATGGCAGGAGCCATTTTTATTCCCATCACCTTCCTGCATCATGTTCTGTATTTACTTGGGAAAGAAATTGCTTTTAGTGGCACCATTAAATGGAATTATCTTCTGGGTGGGGTTTTTCTTCTTACCGATTTCACGCCTTTTTTTATTGAAGGTGTCCGTCAAATTTCTGTATTTCCGTTTTGGGGTGTGCCTGGCTTGATCTTTCATTTTTGTTTGATTTGGTGGGTTGGTCTTGTAATCTTTGCTCATTTTCTTCTCACTCAAGCCTATGTGAGGGAAAAGGGATTGCGTCGTAGGCAGTTTTTGTATCTTCTCATCGGCTCTGGCATTGGATACATTGGTGGGGCGACAAATTATCCCCTCTGGTATGGGATTGAAATTCTGCCCTACGGGACGATTGGTTTTGCGGTATATATTTCAATCGTAGCCTATACCCTGTTGCGGTTTCACTGGTTGGAATTTTCGGTGTATGTTGAAAAAGGATTGTCCTATTTTGCTATTTTATTATTTGTGTCCCAGCCTGTTTACCCCATGCTGCTCCTTGCTCAGAAATCCCTCCTGGGTGCCATTAATGTCAGATTTTCAGTCGTGCAACTTGTGCTTCATCTCATGACAGTTGTGGGTGTTTATCAGATGAAAGTAGGCACGAAAGGCGCCGTCGCGAGAACTATTCTCAAAGGCAGGGAATTGAGGACTCAGGCTCTCTCCAGATTTTCGTCGAAAGTCGCAAACATTCAAAATATTGACGATTTGGGGCAGGCCATTCTAGAAACCGTTGGAAGGAGTGCTGGAGCATCGAAAGCCGCTCTCTTTGTTTTGCAGGTCGAAGAAAATCGGTATAGAGCTGTTTCAAGCTTCGGATTTTCCCATGATCATCCTGTTATCCAGAATGGATGGGCAATCTCCGATAATCTGCCACAATTATTACTATTTACGCAGTCAAGGGTCTCCATTAAGGAGTTAAAGGGAATAGACTCCAATGAAGGAGAGATGCGTATCGCTCAAATATTAGAACAAGCCGGCTTGGAGGTGTTTTATCCAATTTTTGGGAATAACCAATTATTGGGAGTTTTGGCGCTTGGCCCCACCTCCAGTGAAGCTATTCGGATGATGGGTGGAAAAACATTTTGGAATATGATTATTCAGGAATCCGCCCTAGCTTTAGAAAATGCCATTTTGCGAGAAGAAATTCACCGATCTCAAAATTTGCTTTGCCAGGTGGATCGTCTACGGTCTCTTGAAGCCATGGCAAATGGATTAACTCAAGAACTTCATAATCCATTAGTCTCGATTAAAGCCTTTGTTCAAGTGGCTGAATTGCGACGGCATGACGGAGAATTTATGGATAGGCTTCATCGTATAGTTGGAGAAGATCTTGCGAAGATAGATGCATTAACAAAAGAAATCAGAGAATATGTCAAGCCGTTATCGGGTTCCTTAAATGCAAAAACCCATGTTCACGATATTATTGATTCCTGTCTGATGTTTGTGGCAAGCAATCCTTCTTACCAAAAGACGATGATTGAGAAGATCTTTAGTTCCGATGTCCCGATGGTCTCTATAGATCGACAAGGGCTTATGCAGGCCATTTTCAATGGACTGTTATTTCTTTTAAAGGATCCCTCAAAATTGTCTGGAACTTTGCGAATTGAAACAGAAGCTGATCGATTTGTTAGGGGACAGAATTGGCTTCAAGTTTCGGTGTGGTGGAAAGCTGAAAAAGCGGTAATGGATTCGGAGCTGGTTTCAATCGAGGAATGGGGCTTTGATGATTCCTTTATTGATGAGCCTGATCCTTCCGCCACCCAAGGATTAATCCTCGCTCATCAAATTATTCAACGCCATTCTGGACGGTTTCAGGTGTGGACCAATAAGCGTGGCATTCTCGGATTTCAAATCCAACTGCCCCTTAGTCTCCCCTCTAACAATGTGTATCCCTTGACTTCCCTTCGTAATCCCGCCATTCCTCTCAAGCCAGTGAAGGTGTCCCCGGAGTCTGGGCCTCTTTTTTCGTAG
- a CDS encoding PAS domain-containing protein, translating into MQNEHAAFDQVPLVVYRCIQQGIDRRFEFVTPYVYSLLNLTSEQLIQDSKAFFCRIHPEDRNMFLRGWENHTNLPATIRLEYRMLGEGNRVIWVQENSVISQGSIENEIVCHGALIEMPHHQQIKEELQRWDRELQSLTDNLPDIVGRFDRKNRVMYLNRWWDSVEPFPPEKYLGKQLIELGISQKVADIFEEKIQSVCANGRSDSLEISHPTKQGLRNFEIRFCPEPKINGHISTVLLICRDVTDVRMAELAFRESDEKFRQLAEAVDSVFWIWDVDLQQIVYVSPAYKRHWGGDPQKIMSNPFDWLTIVFPEDQSKVENLFLKRIDVKCLDIEYRIVTRHDELRWVHNRTFPVKDSSGRIHRVIGLAQDVTERKKWEEERLRGAKLESLGLLAGGLAHDFNNLLTAILGQLSLAKFSLDSTNPLFNRISEAEHASLRAQDISRQLLTFSKGGAPVKKTVLLQEIIKENVQLVLSGSNVRPIFNIADDLWPVTIDAGQICQVIHNLVINARQAMEEGGECIIQAHNVKGDMVERSGFGQTALHDDEWIEIRFMDKGVGISKENLEKIFDPYFTTKSTGSGLGLATSYSIVRNHGGVLAVNSTLGQGSTFSLFLPAIPIPKMAYEVPERRVKMGQGKILIMDDEIQIRKVLGEMVETCGYSYQTAKDGEEALRDFCEAWKVGSPFSAVILDLTVPGGLGGKEVLSRLLTIDPQVKAIVVSGYSNDPVLANYQEYGFKGRVAKPFNLVDLSVVLHSVLE; encoded by the coding sequence TTGCAAAATGAGCATGCCGCATTTGACCAGGTACCACTGGTTGTCTATCGGTGTATTCAACAGGGGATTGACCGAAGGTTTGAATTTGTGACCCCGTATGTCTATTCGTTGCTTAACCTAACTTCTGAGCAACTCATCCAAGATTCTAAAGCGTTTTTTTGTCGAATACATCCGGAAGATCGGAACATGTTTTTGAGAGGTTGGGAGAATCACACCAATTTGCCCGCGACAATTCGGTTAGAGTATCGGATGCTCGGTGAAGGGAATCGGGTGATTTGGGTTCAAGAAAATAGTGTGATATCCCAGGGGAGTATTGAAAATGAAATAGTCTGCCACGGTGCGTTAATTGAAATGCCTCATCACCAGCAGATTAAAGAGGAACTGCAGCGGTGGGACCGGGAGCTTCAATCCTTGACCGACAATCTTCCCGATATTGTCGGACGATTTGATCGAAAAAATCGTGTGATGTATTTAAATCGTTGGTGGGATAGCGTGGAACCATTTCCCCCAGAAAAGTATTTGGGAAAGCAACTCATCGAGTTGGGGATCTCTCAAAAGGTAGCAGATATTTTTGAGGAAAAAATTCAATCGGTTTGTGCAAATGGCAGATCAGATTCTCTGGAGATTTCCCATCCCACTAAGCAGGGATTGAGAAATTTTGAAATTCGATTTTGCCCCGAGCCTAAAATTAACGGACATATTTCAACCGTATTGTTGATCTGTCGTGATGTGACAGATGTTCGCATGGCGGAATTGGCTTTTAGAGAAAGTGATGAAAAATTTCGCCAATTGGCTGAAGCTGTGGATAGTGTGTTTTGGATCTGGGATGTAGACCTACAACAAATAGTCTATGTGAGTCCCGCTTATAAACGCCATTGGGGGGGAGACCCCCAAAAAATCATGAGTAATCCGTTTGATTGGCTGACCATCGTCTTTCCAGAAGATCAGTCCAAAGTTGAAAATCTGTTCTTGAAAAGAATTGATGTGAAATGCCTGGATATTGAATATCGAATTGTTACTCGTCACGATGAGCTCCGATGGGTCCATAACCGAACCTTTCCAGTGAAGGATTCATCAGGCAGGATTCACCGGGTCATTGGGCTTGCTCAGGATGTGACAGAAAGAAAGAAATGGGAAGAGGAAAGATTGAGGGGGGCCAAACTCGAATCGCTTGGGCTCTTGGCTGGTGGACTTGCTCATGATTTCAATAATTTGCTGACGGCAATTTTAGGGCAGCTGTCGCTTGCGAAATTTTCATTGGACTCAACCAATCCTTTATTTAATCGGATTTCTGAGGCCGAACATGCCTCTTTAAGAGCGCAAGATATTTCACGGCAACTTCTAACCTTTTCTAAGGGAGGGGCTCCGGTAAAAAAGACGGTCCTTTTGCAAGAAATCATAAAAGAGAATGTCCAGTTGGTGTTGTCAGGATCCAATGTTCGTCCAATTTTTAATATTGCTGATGATTTGTGGCCAGTTACTATCGATGCAGGCCAAATTTGCCAAGTGATTCATAATCTTGTGATAAATGCCCGACAGGCGATGGAAGAGGGTGGGGAATGTATTATTCAAGCTCATAATGTTAAGGGAGATATGGTCGAACGATCGGGATTTGGACAAACGGCTTTACACGATGACGAATGGATTGAAATCCGATTTATGGACAAAGGGGTTGGGATTTCTAAGGAAAATCTAGAGAAAATATTTGATCCCTATTTTACGACAAAGTCAACAGGGTCAGGGCTCGGTCTTGCAACCTCCTACTCCATCGTTAGGAATCATGGAGGAGTGTTGGCTGTAAATTCAACGCTCGGGCAAGGTAGTACTTTTTCTTTATTTCTCCCAGCTATACCCATCCCAAAAATGGCTTACGAAGTGCCTGAGAGGCGGGTGAAAATGGGCCAAGGCAAAATTCTGATTATGGATGATGAAATTCAAATCCGGAAAGTTCTTGGTGAGATGGTGGAAACGTGTGGATACAGTTACCAGACAGCCAAGGACGGGGAAGAAGCCTTGAGGGATTTTTGTGAGGCGTGGAAAGTTGGTTCTCCATTTTCAGCCGTCATTCTTGATTTAACCGTGCCCGGAGGATTAGGAGGAAAAGAAGTCCTCAGTCGGCTGTTAACTATAGACCCCCAAGTCAAAGCTATTGTGGTGAGTGGTTATTCAAATGACCCTGTACTTGCCAATTATCAAGAATATGGTTTCAAGGGTAGAGTGGCAAAGCCATTTAATCTTGTGGATCTGAGTGTTGTGCTGCATTCCGTATTAGAGTAA
- a CDS encoding class I SAM-dependent methyltransferase, translating to MFPHTIPLSQFFPRSATEIQKLSQSTIELISGFSKKGGPDPTDYPILNSLLGQFSGENIHKVFSADQIRSIRSAFGEALSPETIQGWAYHKPLGYAGDYQIIEKIYNYYTSSNPSLTKWDQFFHSQKAPKAVRNRLSFFLDQLWRTKMETSSTSHILNLASGPGRDMYEALKVLGTSKLEIDCVDQDANAINYAKDLCRDFLAHIHFTHKNVFRFSPNKTYHLIWSAGLFDYFNDNIFKRTLKRFFTLLKPNGKMVIGNFTTDNPSRGYMELFKWDLFHRSKTHLRRLAQECGFTENQIRIEQEPEGVNLFLVIMKN from the coding sequence ATGTTTCCACACACTATCCCACTTTCCCAGTTTTTCCCAAGGAGTGCCACCGAAATTCAAAAACTTTCCCAAAGCACGATTGAACTCATTTCCGGGTTCTCAAAAAAAGGAGGACCTGATCCAACAGACTATCCCATTCTAAATTCGCTTCTTGGACAATTTTCAGGAGAAAACATCCACAAGGTATTTTCCGCTGATCAAATAAGATCCATTCGATCTGCCTTCGGAGAAGCCCTTTCCCCCGAAACCATTCAAGGGTGGGCGTACCATAAACCGTTAGGATATGCAGGAGATTATCAAATCATTGAAAAAATATACAATTACTACACATCTTCCAACCCTTCTTTAACAAAGTGGGACCAGTTTTTTCATTCCCAAAAAGCACCCAAAGCAGTCAGAAATCGGTTATCTTTTTTCCTTGATCAATTATGGAGGACCAAAATGGAAACCTCTTCAACCAGCCATATTCTCAACCTAGCCTCTGGCCCTGGACGGGATATGTATGAAGCCCTCAAGGTTCTAGGGACCTCAAAACTTGAGATCGATTGCGTTGATCAAGACGCGAATGCCATTAATTATGCCAAGGACCTTTGTCGTGACTTCCTTGCTCACATTCACTTTACCCACAAGAATGTGTTTCGTTTTTCACCAAACAAAACATACCACCTTATTTGGTCGGCTGGTTTATTTGACTATTTCAATGACAATATCTTTAAGCGTACCTTAAAAAGGTTCTTCACTCTTCTGAAACCAAATGGGAAAATGGTCATTGGAAATTTCACGACTGACAATCCCAGTCGAGGCTATATGGAACTTTTTAAATGGGATTTATTTCATCGAAGCAAAACGCACCTTCGTAGGCTTGCGCAGGAATGCGGGTTTACAGAGAATCAAATTCGCATTGAACAGGAACCCGAAGGAGTCAACTTATTCTTGGTTATCATGAAGAATTAG
- a CDS encoding A/G-specific adenine glycosylase: MKKITGKKKSNPSVRVVYVIPKTKKAQFQKRLLAWYGEFGRDLPWRRTSDPYKILVSEVMLQQTQVDRVIPKFHEFLGKYPTLQDLAEAQPEDVRKTWYPLGYNIRPYRLQGIACETIERYGGAIPHKPEELLSLKGIGRYTAGAIRSFAFNKDAPILDTNVMRVLHRIFIGKGEAKKQKAELWLLSEKLIPRGKGYDFNQALMDFGAMVCTARKPICLLCPMRNICLTVSLDEK; encoded by the coding sequence ATGAAAAAAATAACAGGTAAAAAAAAATCTAATCCCAGTGTCAGGGTTGTTTATGTCATTCCCAAAACTAAAAAAGCACAGTTTCAGAAACGTCTTCTGGCGTGGTATGGGGAATTCGGTCGGGATCTTCCATGGAGGAGAACATCCGATCCATATAAAATTCTGGTTTCTGAGGTAATGTTGCAACAGACGCAAGTGGACAGGGTTATTCCTAAATTCCACGAGTTCCTTGGTAAATATCCCACTCTGCAGGATCTGGCGGAAGCTCAGCCAGAGGATGTTCGAAAGACGTGGTATCCCCTAGGGTACAATATTCGACCATATCGTCTTCAAGGCATTGCCTGTGAGACGATTGAGCGTTATGGGGGTGCTATTCCCCATAAACCTGAGGAACTCCTTTCCCTAAAAGGCATTGGTCGCTATACCGCAGGAGCAATCAGATCTTTTGCCTTTAATAAAGATGCGCCCATTTTAGACACCAATGTGATGCGGGTATTGCATAGGATATTTATTGGGAAAGGGGAGGCTAAGAAGCAAAAGGCGGAGTTATGGTTACTCTCTGAAAAACTCATTCCCCGAGGCAAAGGATATGATTTTAACCAGGCGTTAATGGACTTTGGGGCCATGGTGTGTACGGCCAGGAAGCCGATTTGTTTATTATGTCCCATGCGGAATATTTGCCTTACCGTCTCTTTAGATGAAAAGTAA
- the mutT gene encoding 8-oxo-dGTP diphosphatase MutT → MKSNEPQELPPIVVAAAIIWQKDRVLLSRRKPESYLGGLWEFPGGKKEFGETLEDCLRREVKEELGVEISEPVWFHSLQYQYPEKMVELYFYTCSIILGIPQALESAEITWVRKHELISYEFPPADIPVINKIMQI, encoded by the coding sequence ATGAAAAGTAATGAGCCTCAGGAATTGCCACCTATTGTTGTGGCGGCCGCAATTATCTGGCAGAAAGATAGGGTTCTCCTGTCAAGGAGAAAACCGGAATCCTATCTAGGGGGGCTTTGGGAATTTCCTGGGGGAAAAAAAGAATTTGGAGAGACTTTGGAGGATTGCCTGCGCAGAGAGGTGAAGGAGGAGTTAGGGGTAGAGATTAGTGAGCCTGTTTGGTTCCATTCTCTTCAATATCAGTATCCGGAAAAAATGGTGGAGCTGTATTTTTATACCTGTTCAATCATTCTGGGGATTCCTCAAGCGTTAGAATCCGCTGAAATTACTTGGGTTCGCAAGCATGAATTGATTTCCTATGAGTTTCCTCCTGCAGATATTCCAGTCATAAACAAAATTATGCAAATTTGA
- a CDS encoding iron-containing redox enzyme family protein gives MRKLSPEQFRDRIFDVLRRKHHWATPFLEGSTITKEKLNIYFHQEYVVYVRDFSVLLAQILGKNPPWEARRLLATIIYEEETGGFSLGQPHQELFLHMMNGLGFDRAGFRDVELLASSRGYREWLNQICQEEDWSVGAAVLSIFIKGTSNDPEEVLYPKPAQNQEEIEDIVRKHYLSQYQSLSPAFMDYIRAQHMFSAGSRKTVYDMVTHHTDESNDQVKVLSLLEEALNLWSRYQEGIARACGIRQI, from the coding sequence ATGAGAAAACTTTCACCAGAACAATTTCGTGATCGCATATTTGATGTGCTTCGCCGAAAACACCATTGGGCTACTCCATTTTTGGAAGGAAGCACGATCACCAAAGAAAAATTGAATATTTACTTTCATCAGGAATACGTCGTCTATGTTCGAGATTTCTCTGTGCTTCTTGCTCAAATTCTCGGGAAAAATCCTCCTTGGGAAGCACGCCGGCTGCTCGCCACAATAATTTATGAAGAAGAAACCGGTGGGTTTTCACTTGGCCAGCCTCACCAGGAACTGTTTCTCCACATGATGAATGGACTTGGGTTTGATCGAGCTGGGTTTCGGGATGTGGAATTGTTGGCATCGAGCCGTGGATATCGAGAATGGTTGAATCAAATATGCCAAGAAGAAGATTGGTCGGTGGGAGCGGCAGTGCTCTCAATTTTCATTAAAGGGACTTCCAACGATCCGGAAGAAGTGCTTTATCCGAAGCCGGCACAAAACCAGGAGGAGATTGAAGATATCGTCCGAAAACATTATTTAAGTCAGTACCAAAGCTTATCGCCGGCATTTATGGATTATATTCGTGCACAACATATGTTTTCCGCAGGATCCCGCAAAACTGTCTATGACATGGTTACCCATCACACAGATGAAAGCAATGATCAGGTCAAAGTTCTCTCTCTCCTCGAAGAAGCATTGAACTTGTGGTCACGATATCAGGAGGGAATTGCGCGTGCCTGTGGAATTCGACAGATTTAA
- the metH gene encoding methionine synthase, which translates to MNTLEAALESRILVLDGAMGTMIQAHNLSESDFRGARYANHVCDVKGNNDLLTLTQPKIIEDIHVQYLQAGADIIETNTFNSNSISLADYQMEGLAYELNLAAGQVAKRAVARVQAEQPGRTCWVAGAFGPTNRTASMSPDVNNPAFRAVTFDDLEAAYYEQVRGLVEGGVDLLIVETIFDTLNAKAAFYAIARYCDEIQRQLPIMASVTITDLSGRTLSGQLIEAFWNSISHANLLSVGINCALGAKQMRPYIEELSNVAPIYISCYPNAGLPNAFGGFDETPERMGADLRDFASQGWVNIVGGCCGSTPEHIRAIAEGVKDCAPHKKTHVPRMTRLSGFEPLTIRPESNFVNIGERTNVTGSPKFSKLILNGKLEEALAIARQQVEGGAQIIDVNMDEGLLDSEKAMVEFLNLIGSEPDIARVPIMIDSSKWSVIEAGLKCIQGKGVVNSISLKEGEAQFLEQAHLIRRYGAAVVVMAFDETGQADTLDRKVEICTRVYRLLTEKLNFPPEDIIFDPNILTVATGMEEHNAYAVNFIEATRQIKATLPFCKVSGGVSNISFSFRGNNTVREAIHSAFLYHAIKAGMDMGIVNAGQLGVYEEIPKDLLNLVEDVLLNRRSEATEELVTFAETVKQQGKTIVKDDAWRQGTVEERLAHALIKGIVEFIDADVEEARQKLNKPLDVIEGPLMDGMNVIGELFGAGKMFLPQVVKSARVMKKAVAYLLPFMDAEKVEGESRSQGKVLLATVKGDVHDIGKNIVGVVLACNNYEIIDLGVMVPCDKILQTARQEKVDLIGLSGLITPSLDEMAHNAREMTREGFSIPLLIGGATTSKAHTAVKIAPGYTSPVVHVLDASLAVNVVRKLMSPDEKDAFVQEVQEKQRKTRDAYLSKNTAKKFVSLEEARKQRFAIDWKTTSIAKPTFLGVKVLEDVSLETLVPLIDWSPFFRAWQLRGKYPMIFEDSVVGPKAKELFDDAQKLLQEIMDGKLLTAKGVYGLFPANSQDDDIIIYSNETRSEAVSVFHTLRQQVEKPKGDTYYALADFVAPKSSGMADYIGGFAVTAGIGIEAVCQRFEKDHDDYNAIMTKALADRLAEAFAEWLHREVRQVWGFGQDEQLTNDELIQEKYRGIRPAPGYPACPDHTEKQHLFDWLQVEKTVGIQLTDSYAMYPTASVSGFYFAHPQAKFFSVGKLKKDQIEDYGKRKGMDVSDVERWLSSNLGYDPT; encoded by the coding sequence ATGAACACACTGGAAGCGGCGTTAGAATCTCGGATCCTTGTGCTGGATGGTGCCATGGGAACCATGATTCAAGCCCATAATTTGAGTGAATCTGATTTTCGCGGGGCACGTTATGCCAACCATGTCTGTGATGTCAAAGGGAATAATGACCTGCTGACTCTGACACAACCAAAGATTATTGAAGATATCCACGTGCAATATCTGCAAGCCGGAGCCGATATCATTGAAACAAATACCTTCAATTCCAATTCGATATCTCTGGCTGATTATCAGATGGAGGGTTTGGCGTATGAATTGAATTTGGCGGCGGGGCAGGTGGCAAAGCGGGCTGTTGCTCGGGTGCAAGCTGAACAACCTGGGCGGACGTGTTGGGTCGCCGGAGCTTTTGGTCCTACAAATCGAACGGCCTCGATGTCACCGGATGTGAATAACCCAGCATTTCGAGCAGTTACCTTCGATGATTTAGAAGCAGCTTACTATGAGCAGGTGCGGGGTTTGGTGGAAGGGGGTGTTGACCTTCTTATTGTTGAAACCATTTTTGATACTCTAAATGCCAAGGCCGCCTTTTATGCAATTGCCCGGTATTGTGATGAAATTCAGCGTCAATTGCCCATTATGGCATCGGTAACCATTACGGACCTTAGTGGCCGTACGTTATCAGGACAACTTATCGAGGCCTTTTGGAATTCTATTTCCCATGCCAATCTTTTGAGTGTGGGGATTAATTGCGCATTAGGGGCCAAGCAAATGCGGCCCTATATTGAGGAACTTTCTAATGTGGCGCCCATCTATATTAGTTGCTATCCCAATGCGGGTTTACCCAATGCCTTTGGCGGGTTCGATGAGACACCAGAACGCATGGGCGCGGATCTCAGGGATTTCGCCAGCCAGGGATGGGTCAATATTGTCGGCGGGTGTTGCGGGAGCACACCCGAGCATATTCGGGCCATAGCCGAAGGGGTCAAGGATTGCGCCCCGCACAAAAAAACGCATGTTCCCCGTATGACTCGGTTAAGTGGGTTTGAGCCTTTAACCATCAGACCGGAATCCAATTTTGTCAATATTGGAGAACGTACGAATGTGACGGGTTCGCCAAAATTTTCAAAATTGATTTTAAACGGAAAACTTGAAGAAGCTTTGGCCATAGCGCGTCAACAAGTCGAAGGGGGTGCGCAAATTATCGATGTGAATATGGATGAAGGCCTTCTGGATTCGGAAAAAGCCATGGTGGAATTTTTGAATCTCATCGGATCCGAACCCGATATCGCTCGTGTGCCAATCATGATTGATAGCTCTAAATGGTCCGTCATTGAAGCTGGCCTGAAGTGTATTCAGGGAAAAGGTGTGGTGAATTCCATTAGTCTCAAGGAAGGCGAAGCTCAATTCCTTGAGCAGGCTCACCTGATTCGTCGCTATGGGGCCGCTGTTGTCGTCATGGCATTTGATGAAACCGGTCAAGCCGATACGCTTGATCGAAAAGTGGAAATCTGTACTAGGGTCTATCGTCTCTTGACCGAAAAGCTCAACTTTCCGCCGGAGGACATTATTTTTGATCCGAATATTTTGACGGTTGCAACAGGCATGGAAGAGCATAACGCCTATGCTGTGAATTTCATTGAAGCCACTAGACAAATCAAAGCCACATTACCTTTCTGTAAAGTCAGTGGGGGGGTCAGTAATATTTCGTTTTCATTCCGTGGAAATAATACAGTGCGCGAAGCCATTCATTCTGCGTTCCTCTACCATGCCATCAAAGCGGGAATGGACATGGGGATTGTGAATGCCGGTCAGTTAGGAGTCTACGAAGAAATACCCAAAGATCTCCTTAATTTAGTAGAGGATGTCCTGTTGAATAGACGGTCAGAAGCCACTGAGGAATTAGTGACCTTTGCTGAGACAGTAAAACAACAGGGCAAAACGATTGTGAAAGATGATGCGTGGCGGCAGGGAACAGTAGAGGAACGTCTGGCCCATGCCTTGATTAAAGGGATTGTTGAATTTATTGATGCTGATGTGGAGGAAGCCCGTCAGAAGCTCAATAAGCCTCTGGATGTCATTGAGGGCCCATTAATGGATGGGATGAATGTGATCGGAGAGCTATTTGGTGCGGGGAAAATGTTTTTGCCTCAAGTAGTCAAAAGCGCGCGGGTCATGAAAAAAGCTGTGGCGTATTTATTGCCGTTTATGGATGCGGAAAAAGTTGAAGGCGAGAGCAGAAGCCAGGGTAAAGTCCTGCTCGCCACAGTAAAGGGTGATGTGCATGACATTGGGAAGAACATCGTTGGAGTTGTACTGGCCTGCAATAATTATGAAATTATTGACCTGGGTGTGATGGTTCCTTGTGACAAAATTTTGCAGACAGCTCGTCAGGAAAAAGTTGATCTGATTGGGCTCAGCGGACTGATTACACCTTCGTTGGATGAAATGGCTCATAATGCACGAGAAATGACTCGAGAAGGTTTCTCTATCCCTCTGTTAATTGGGGGAGCGACCACCAGCAAGGCCCATACTGCCGTAAAAATTGCGCCAGGCTATACCAGCCCGGTTGTACATGTCTTAGATGCGTCCTTGGCGGTCAATGTCGTGCGCAAATTAATGAGTCCGGACGAGAAGGATGCATTTGTGCAGGAAGTTCAAGAAAAACAACGGAAAACGCGAGATGCGTATCTGTCCAAAAACACGGCCAAAAAGTTCGTATCACTGGAGGAAGCAAGAAAGCAGCGGTTCGCCATAGATTGGAAAACGACAAGTATTGCTAAGCCAACTTTCCTTGGTGTGAAAGTTCTTGAGGATGTTTCCCTGGAGACCCTTGTCCCCCTAATTGACTGGTCTCCATTTTTTCGCGCCTGGCAATTACGTGGGAAATATCCAATGATTTTTGAAGACTCGGTAGTTGGGCCAAAAGCCAAAGAACTCTTTGATGATGCTCAAAAGCTTTTGCAGGAAATCATGGACGGAAAGCTCCTCACGGCAAAAGGTGTCTATGGATTATTTCCAGCTAACAGTCAGGATGATGACATCATCATCTATTCCAATGAGACCCGTTCGGAAGCGGTATCGGTCTTTCATACCTTGCGTCAACAAGTAGAAAAACCCAAAGGTGACACGTACTATGCGTTGGCCGATTTTGTGGCTCCAAAGTCCAGCGGTATGGCTGATTATATTGGTGGGTTTGCGGTTACGGCCGGAATCGGCATCGAAGCTGTTTGTCAGCGTTTTGAAAAAGACCATGATGATTATAATGCCATCATGACTAAAGCCTTGGCTGATCGTTTGGCCGAAGCCTTTGCCGAATGGCTCCATCGTGAGGTCCGGCAGGTATGGGGATTTGGCCAAGATGAGCAATTGACAAACGACGAACTCATTCAGGAAAAATATCGTGGAATTCGTCCAGCACCCGGGTACCCGGCCTGTCCCGACCATACGGAGAAACAGCATCTGTTTGACTGGCTTCAGGTAGAGAAAACGGTAGGTATTCAATTGACCGATTCGTACGCGATGTATCCCACTGCGTCTGTTAGTGGTTTCTACTTTGCTCACCCCCAAGCCAAATTCTTTTCTGTTGGTAAATTAAAGAAAGATCAAATCGAGGATTATGGTAAGCGGAAAGGGATGGATGTATCGGATGTAGAACGGTGGCTCTCCTCAAATTTAGGGTATGACCCTACTTGA